A region from the Oncorhynchus clarkii lewisi isolate Uvic-CL-2024 chromosome 8, UVic_Ocla_1.0, whole genome shotgun sequence genome encodes:
- the LOC139415500 gene encoding adenylate kinase 7-like — MANEKTGSYRTKRVFVNNIDTYSSKCIAKFLSTCMVGGSLEEADEDGPAEDETTLQDGTFQIVGTISNNEGEKPSFALQCYASQKRDQLLPSLLECDVVVYNISEHATAELIDEATWAISALHSDIESFASQKIFILISSVMTWAMSKPADPNDPEIPLTEDDYRRKRHHSNFKEHANAEKMVLKLGKTKKSKLSSYVVAAGVQYGMGENLLHYFFKTSWLGEFAKVPVFGPGTNIIPTIHVNDLAGVIQNVIDHKPKIHYFLAMDDSNNTFEDIVKIISFVLGPGKIKKVPKEEAYLTKVLTNADVDYLSVNLRIEPIFLKETFNLHWVSEAGIIDNINRVVEEYKLLRLLLPIRICLLGPPAVGKSSVAEKLCQHYKLHHINLKEVIDEKMQHLEEAVNGTEQEGESEEALSNAQDQLDSLKDSMEQNGGRLSDGLVYRIMRDKLNSTPCRNHGFVLDGFPKSYDQAKEIFYDEQDNPRSKMPAFNKKIIPEFIFSLEASDDFLKERVQNLPESVAEKMRYSKDEYLTRLKKFRKANVEDETVLNYFDELEIHPEHIEVNNAVDPEYGAVMDKITRLVGRPRNYGPTPEEREEMERKSVEETAQRLVLETAEWNRREAETTAKMATQLEEWNRHVTEVKRQEHELLEARSAPLRNYLMNYVMPSLTEGMMECCKAKPDDPVDFLAEYLLRNNSQD, encoded by the exons ATGGCAAATGAAAAGACAGGAAGTTACCGAACTAAACGAGTTTTCGTCAACAATATTGATACGTATTCCTCTAAATGTATCGCAAAG TTTCTGTCAACCTGCATGGTTGGCGGCTCCTTGGAGGAGGCAGATGAAGATGGTCCCGCTGAGGATGAGACAACACTTCAAGATGGGACTTTTCAAATTGTTGGAACTATCTCAAACAACGAAGGGGAAAAACCCAGTTTTGCATTACAATGTTATGCA TCACAGAAGCGAGATCAGCTGCTGCCAAGCCTATTGGAATGTGATGTGGTGGTTTACAACATCTCAGAACATGCAACAGCAGAGCTGATAGATGAGGCAACTTGGGCAATTTCAG CTCTTCACTCAGATATTGAGAGTTTTGCGTCTCAGAAGATATTCATTTTGATATCATCAGTCATGACCTGGGCAATGAGCAAGCCAGCCGATCCT AATGACCCAGAGATTCCTCTGACAGAGGACGACTACAGGAGGAAAAGACATCATTCTAACTTCAAGGAGCACGCCAATGCAGAGAAAATGGTGCTCAAACTGGGCAAAACC AAAAAGTCCAAGCTGTCCAGTTATGTTGTGGCAGCAGGTGTTCAGTATGGAATGGGAGAAAACCTCCTCCACTACTTCTTCAAG ACGTCTTGGCTGGGGGAGTTTGCAAAAGTTCCTGTTTTTGGGCCGGGCACAAATATTATCCCTACCATTCATGTCAACGACCTTGCAGG GGTTATTCAGAATGTAATCGACCACAAGCCAAAGATACATTATTTCCTCGCTATGGATGATTCCAATAATACTTTTGAGGATATTGTGAAG ATAATAAGCTTTGTGCTCGGTCCAGGGAAGATCAAGAAAGTCCCTAAGGAGGAGGCCTACCTCACCAAAGTTCTGACG AACGCTGATGTGGATTACCTGAGTGTCAACCTGCGGATAGAGCCAATCTTTCTGAAGGAAACCTTCAACCTTCACTGGGTGTCGGAGGCTGGCATCATTGATAACATCAACCGGGTGGTGGAGGAATACAAACTGTTGAGACTACTACTG CCCATCAGAATCTGTCTCCTGGGTCCTCCAGCAGTAGGAAAGAGCAGCGTGGCAGAGAAACTGTGTCAACATTACAAACTGCACCACATCAACCTCAAAGAGGTCATTGATGAGAAGATGCAACATCTG GAGGAGGCTGTGAATGGCActgagcaggagggagagagtgaggaggcgCTCAGTAACGCTCAGGACCAACTGGACTCTCTGAAGGACAGCATGGAGCAAAATGGAG GTCGCCTGAGCGACGGGCTTGTGTACCGTATCATGCGTGATAAGCTGAACTCAACGCCTTGCAGGAACCATGGCTTCGTCCTCGACGGCTTCCCCAAGTCCTACGATCAGGCCAAGGAGATCTTCTATG ATGAACAGGATAATCCCAGGTCCAAAATGCCTGCCTTCAACAAGAAGATCATTCCTG AGTTCATTTTCTCCCTGGAGGCATCGGATGACTTTTTAAAGGAGCGGGTGCAGAACCTGCCTGAGAGTGTGGCAGAGAAAATGCGCTACTCTAAAGACGAGTACCTTACCCGGCTGAAGAAGTTTAGAAAGGCCAACGTGGAAGATGAAACGGTTCTGAACTACTTTGACGAGCTGGAGATTCACCCAGAGCATATTG aggtGAACAATGCCGTCGATCCTGAATACGGTGCTGTGATGGACAAAATCACCAGGCTGGTGGGGCGTCCCAGGAACTACGGACCCAcccctgaggagagagaggagatggagaggaagtcCGTAGAGGAGACAGCACAGCGCCTGGTACTGGAGACAGCAGAGTGGAATAGGAGGGAGGCTGAGACCACTGCCAAGATGGCCACACAGCTCGAGGAGTGG aACCGTCACGTGACTGAGGTGAAGAGGCAGGAGCACGAGCTGCTGGAGGCTCGCTCCGCCCCCCTGAGGAACTACCTGATGAATTACGTAATGCCTTCTCTCACTGAGGgcatgatggagtgctgcaaggCCAAGCCAGACGACCCGGTAGACTTCCTG GCTGAATATCTCCTCCGGAATAATTCACAAGATTAG